The Pseudomonas sp. G2-4 genome window below encodes:
- a CDS encoding ATP-binding protein: MRFVKMIQPNSLRLKILLAYVAGMLLSITLLVIAAAVALQSDLLARMDFADLVEELAQDIRFNDDGRPVGFYEDFDELGWAFVSLNHEVAYRILDEAGNVVLLSSAWAQFWPTDGELLRLERGRFDFEHNDVTLYGATEPVLHEGRTWFFQLAVTTRFMGLLHRVALPLVGAGIIMFSLVLLVAFGLCTYITLRYTLKPLQDLSKSATAISPRSLNARLSIDAVPSEIAPLVDSFNQALDRLERGYRVQQDFLGNAAHELKTPLALIRAQIELREDAGNHRDALLSDVQYMSRQVQQILLLAEASETHNYLFTLVRVQEIVEEAIGYMQRMASAADVCLSICAADDVIWRADRGALFTLLKNLLENAIQHAPANTVVSIDIHYDKVIVRDTGPGIDSAQLPLLFDRFWRAAHRRDHGAGLGLAICQEIALAHGWHLTAEQAEPGLRFLLSNDQVSQARA, translated from the coding sequence ATGCGCTTCGTGAAGATGATTCAGCCCAATAGCCTGAGACTGAAAATCCTGCTGGCCTATGTGGCCGGCATGCTGCTCAGCATCACCTTGCTGGTGATCGCTGCCGCTGTCGCGTTGCAGAGTGACCTGCTGGCGCGCATGGACTTCGCCGACCTCGTGGAAGAATTGGCGCAAGACATCCGCTTCAACGACGATGGCAGGCCTGTTGGATTCTACGAGGACTTCGATGAGTTGGGATGGGCCTTCGTCAGCCTGAACCATGAAGTCGCTTACCGAATTCTGGATGAAGCCGGAAATGTGGTGTTGCTGTCGAGTGCCTGGGCGCAGTTCTGGCCAACTGACGGCGAATTGCTGCGCCTGGAGCGTGGTCGCTTCGATTTCGAGCACAACGATGTGACATTGTACGGTGCCACCGAACCTGTCTTGCACGAAGGCCGGACGTGGTTTTTCCAGCTTGCTGTCACCACAAGATTCATGGGGCTGCTCCATCGCGTGGCCCTCCCGTTGGTGGGCGCTGGCATCATCATGTTCAGCCTTGTGCTGCTTGTTGCCTTCGGTTTGTGCACCTACATCACATTGCGCTACACCCTCAAACCCCTGCAAGACCTGTCCAAGTCCGCCACGGCAATCTCCCCGCGCTCCCTGAACGCCCGCCTGAGCATCGACGCGGTACCGTCGGAAATCGCCCCACTTGTCGACAGTTTCAATCAGGCGCTGGATCGCCTCGAACGAGGCTATCGCGTGCAGCAGGATTTTCTCGGTAACGCCGCGCATGAGTTGAAAACGCCCCTGGCGCTGATCCGTGCGCAGATCGAATTGAGGGAGGATGCCGGAAACCACCGCGACGCGCTGCTGAGCGACGTCCAATACATGAGCCGCCAGGTGCAGCAGATTTTGCTCTTGGCGGAAGCAAGCGAGACGCACAACTACCTGTTCACCCTCGTTCGGGTGCAAGAGATCGTCGAGGAAGCGATTGGCTACATGCAACGCATGGCGTCAGCCGCAGACGTATGCCTGAGCATTTGCGCGGCAGACGATGTGATATGGAGGGCTGACCGGGGTGCCTTGTTCACCCTGCTCAAGAATTTGTTGGAGAACGCAATCCAGCATGCTCCGGCCAACACGGTTGTCAGCATCGACATTCATTACGACAAAGTCATCGTACGAGATACAGGACCAGGCATCGATAGCGCGCAATTGCCGTTGCTGTTCGACCGCTTTTGGCGCGCTGCCCACCGACGAGATCATGGCGCCGGCCTGGGTTTGGCAATTTGCCAGGAAATTGCCCTGGCCCACGGCTGGCACCTTACCGCTGAGCAGGCTGAGCCGGGGCTCCGATTCCTGCTGTCGAATGATCAGGTAAGCCAGGCCCGCGCATAG
- a CDS encoding response regulator transcription factor gives MSRILLVEDHERLAQLMCNGLAAAGIAVDVVGRIDAAWAAVQQMQYQAVILDRGLPDGDGLVLLPKLRNAGLGIPCLVLTARDALHDRVQGLDAGADDYLPKPFAMDELVARVKALLRRPVEFRTLDLDHGDLTLRPDTGALCCAGQSITLAPAEMHIMLLLLRKHHEVVRRATLEAAAWGLSDAVTPNALDVALHRIRRKLLAIGSRQRIANVRGLGYALREDDSAQ, from the coding sequence ATGAGCCGGATACTGCTTGTTGAGGATCATGAACGACTCGCCCAGTTGATGTGCAATGGGCTGGCGGCTGCTGGTATTGCGGTCGATGTGGTCGGCCGTATCGATGCCGCATGGGCTGCTGTCCAGCAGATGCAGTATCAGGCGGTGATCCTCGACCGGGGATTGCCCGACGGTGACGGTCTTGTCTTGTTACCGAAGTTGCGCAACGCCGGGCTGGGCATTCCTTGCCTCGTATTGACCGCACGCGATGCGTTGCATGACCGCGTCCAAGGCCTGGACGCCGGGGCCGATGACTACCTTCCCAAACCATTCGCCATGGATGAGCTGGTGGCCCGCGTCAAGGCATTGCTACGCCGGCCGGTGGAGTTTCGTACACTCGACCTTGATCATGGTGATTTGACCCTGCGTCCTGACACTGGCGCGCTGTGTTGCGCTGGGCAGAGCATCACACTCGCACCGGCGGAAATGCACATCATGCTGCTACTTTTACGCAAGCATCATGAGGTCGTGCGTCGAGCCACACTGGAGGCCGCAGCCTGGGGGCTAAGTGATGCGGTCACCCCCAACGCCCTGGATGTCGCCCTTCATCGTATTCGTCGCAAGCTGCTCGCCATTGGGTCACGCCAGCGAATAGCCAATGTCAGAGGTCTTGGTTATGCGCTTCGTGAAGATGATTCAGCCCAATAG